ACACCAATTTTCAGTCGTCGAAGATCAATATTCATCCTCATTTCTTCCAGTTCGATACCGGAGCCTCTGACGGTGTGATCTCGGGGATGGAATGGGAAATGTCCGTTAGGCCGTTTACCATGTTCTCGAAGCCGAAGAAGGCCGGTTTGCCGGTTCCGATGAATAGCAAGTTGACCAAGGCCGTCAAGGCAGGGGCCAAATCCATCACCATCAAGATGGCCGAAGGGGCCAGCAAATATCATGTCAATACCGAGTTGTTGGTGGGTGCGGATTGTTTGCAAGCCGACAACGACCCGACGACGTCGTTGAAGCGTGATCGGAGTTGTTCGGAAATCGCCCGGATCAAGGAGATTAAGGGCGAGACGATCACGTTTGTGAAACCACTTAAGCATGATCATCCGACCGGAGATATCGTAACGCCGGAATTTGTCCGGTACCGGTATTGGGTGGATTCGGATACCGGAACGGTGTTCTGGCATGATCATGCGTTCGGGGCAACCACCTGGCCGCACGGCGGGTTCGGTGCCACGATTGTGGAGCCGTTTGGATCCACCTATCATGACCCGAAGAACGGGAAGTTGGTGTATAGCGGTCCAATCGCGGACATTCATACCAACGAACCGGTGGGCTTCGGGGTGAGCGGAAGTTTCCGTGAGTTGATGGTGTCCATCCACGATACCGTGCCTCATACGGTCAACGTCATTCAGGCGGGGAATCCTCCAGGGCAGCCCATCGAGGTGGCGTTGGAAGCCGGGAAAACGGTGTCGTTCCAAATGCCTGAAAAAATCCAAAATGCTCCCAACCCCTTCTTGAACGGGGGAACGCATACCACCGGGAGCGGATTTAACTTCCGGGCTGAGCCGTTTGCGTTGAGATTGAACAATAATCCCGATACCTCGAAATTGTTCAGCAGCGCGATTCATGGCGATCCGGATACGCCGTTGCTTCAAAGTTATGTCGGAGACACCATTGTGTTCCGGTTGTTGCATCAGTTGATGAATGAGTCGCATGTCTGGACGCTGTCGGGCCATACCTTCCTGACGGAACGGTATGCGGGCGACGCCAATCGGAAGTACTCCATCCATGTGGGGATCGCCGAGCGGTATGACCTCGTGACCAAGGCAGGCGGTTTCCAAGGTATGCCCGGTGATTACATTCACTTCAACGGACGGAGTTCGCACTTCGCCGAAGGTGGATGGGGAATCATTCGGGTGTTGGACAAGAAAGTGCCTGATCTGCAGGTGCTCCCGATGGGAACGAATCCGCTCGGAATTCCTCCGGTGCCGAGTTCGTTGTGTCCAGCAGATGCGCCGGTGAAATCTTTCAACGTCGTATCTTTGGATCGCCCGTTGAAGTTGCATCCCAATGCCCCGGACACCATCGAAGTGGACTTTGAGCGAAAGATTGAAATGACCGTACCGGACGGAAAGATTTTTGCACTCGAAGAGGAAGCCACCAAGGTGGCGGGCAACGTGATGCCGAATCCACTGACCTTACGTGTGAATCTCGGCGATTGCATCAAGGTGAATCTGAAGAACAAGATGGCCAAGAGCCGGGCGTCCTTCTTCGCCCCTGGTCTGGCATTCGATCCAAGGGATTCTCATGGACTCAACGTGGGGAATAATCCTGGGGATCAGACGGTGGCGCCAGGTGAAAGCCGGACATACACCTTCTATGCCCATCCCGACAACAAAGAAACCACGTCGTTGGTGTGGGATGGCGGGAATATTATTCTCAATCCGCGAAACGGATTGTACGGCGCCGTGATCGTCGGCCCTAAGGGCTCGCAATATCGGGATCCTGTGACAGGCGAAGATCTCTCACAAAAGAACGCCTGGCGGGCGGACGTGATTATCGATCATACGTTGGTCGAGAACGCCGGTAAGCAGAACTATCGGGATGTCGCCTTGTTTTTCCAGGATGAGGACAACATTATCGGTACCTCATTCATGCCCTACGTGCAGAACGTGGCCGGATTATCTTCCGTGAATTATCGTGCAGAACCGGATAAATTCCGGGAGGAGCAGGGCTGTACGTTGGATAAGATGTTCCAACCCTGTGCGGTCGACAAGCCCGTTGATCCCGTCACGCCTTTAATCGAGGCGCATGCCGGTGATGTGGTCCGGATACACGTAATCGGGGCGAACAGCGAGCAAAACGGCATGTTCCAGGTCGAAGGCCACGAATGGCCAATCGAACCCTACATGCCGGGTGCCGATATGATCAGCGTGGTGGAATTCGGTGGATCTGAGACTCTGGATGTGTTCCTCCGCCAGGGGGCGGGCGGACCTGCAAACATTCCCGGGGATTATATTTGGGCCAATGCCCGTCTGAACTATCAGCAGGCTGGTCAGTGGGGATATTTGCGAGTCCTGCCGACAGGTGATCAGAGAATTCTTCCGTTGGGAGCCACGATGTCGAACGCCAAGCGGGTAGAATCTCAACCTGAGCCAAAAGTTCTGCCAACCGCGATGGTAAGGCCCTAATCATCGTTAAGGGAAGAACGGTCGAATTTGTCGGGAGAGCTGCACAAATGGTGCGGCTCCCCCGGCTCATTTGAGAAAGAGGACATGTCTGAGTGCATCAAAAAGAGCCAGGGTTGGATTGAGAATTCGGGGTATTTCTTTTCGATGGACACGTCCTCCTTTTGCAGTGCATAAGGATTGAAATCCATTCAGGAAAATTTGAGTGAGATCCTCAATGATTCACCCACGCATCTTGGAGGATAGGGAAGGAAGGATTGTCGTGGAGATGAAGAAATCCCAAGAAGTATCGAGCAAGAGTCGATAGTTCAGATCATTCCTGGCCGCTCATGCCTTGAGTCCCGGTTGCTCCTGCCGCTACCACAAATTGCCGGGTTATCATATTTCCTAATCTGCCCAATTTAATGCCCCAAAAATCCCCATTCCAAGCGTTCAATTGTCCAATTTTATGGACACACAACTGCTTGATTTTTAGTTGAAATTACAAAGGTTCGGAAATGTTGGTCCAAGGTGTTGGACATTCTGCCCCGTTGTGCATTTTTCCATTCCTTCCTGACAGTCTCCTGAAGTCCCCCCCAATAAAGCTTTTGCGGTTAGGAGCATGGATGAGTGTTCATTGGCATCGATGTTGCGGAACAGGTTGATGCCGACGCTGGTTTGGGTGTGATGGACCGGCCTCCGGAATGCCCGACCTCTCCAAGAGGATTTCTGGCGTCGGCACTTAACAATCAAGTATCCGGCCGGGCTGTTTTTCGAGAACTTGAGATGCTGGAAACAAGTTGTCTGGTTGAGAGTAAAACATTTGATCTTTATTCACCCCATATGTAAGGAGGCCGGAGCATGTATCACGGCAAGAGTAGATTTTTAACTGCGTCTATATTGTTGGCGCTGATGGGGGGGGTAGCCTTCTGGGTTACCCCAGCCTTTGTCAGTGCTGAAAATGCATCTCCCCCCCACGCCCATCAGACGGGGATGCCGGCGCAATCTCCTGGTTGGGCCGAACAGCTCAAGGGCCAGACGATTGTGGAAGATGCCATAGAAGGGCGGGCCGAACGGGCGGCCCTGGTCGAGCAGCAGCATCACCGCATGATGGAGCAAATGCAGAAGGATATGGAGCATAAAGGTGCCGATACGGGTGCCTTTGATTCCATGTCGATGATTCACCAATATGGAGCGGGGCCGGCGAATGGCCTCCTGGCAAGTACTCCAGGTGTGGAGCCGGTGTCCATGAAAGGAGGGTTATGTCCCAAGACAGCGCCCGTCCGAAGTTACGATGTGTCAGCCATTGATGTGGAAATCAGCCTGAATCAATGGCTGGATTATTATCCCGGGTACATGTATGCCTTGACTGAAAATATTGACAAGATTCGTGAGGAGGAAGCCAAAAATGCCGAGGCTCGTGAGAAGGAAGGGCATGCCGATCCGGGGGCTGTGAAAAACGGCATTCAGGATCAGTGGATACAACCATTGGTGATTCGCGGCAATCAAGGAGATTGCGTCAAGGTTACGTTGCGTAACCAATTGGAATTCGGCGAAGAAGTCAGTTTCCATATCAATGGGTCTGACATGGTGATGAGCAAGACCGGCCAGCCGGCGACGACGACCAATCCAGACACGGTAGCGGCTGAAGGCCAGACCATTGAGATGGAATGGTACATCCATCCCGACACGCAGGAAGGTGGGAAACAATTTCATACCTACAGCAATGACCGGGAACTGACGGTTATGGGACTCTTCGGCGTCTTCGTTGTGGAGCCCCGCGGATCGAATTATTACGAGCCCTTGGGTACGGGGCCGGCCACGGAAGCCACGAGTGGCTGGCAGGTGATGATTGATAATGGGGATGGTCCAGACTTTCGGGAATTTGTCTTGATTTATCATGAAGTCGGGGATGAAGCGTTTCGTCCCGTAAATAAGCATGGAGACTTTCTCCCTCAACGGGATCCACTCACCGATGCCTATCGTCCGGGTGCCCGGGCTCTCAATTATCGGAGTGAGCCGTTCGGTATCAACAATATGCACGTGCAACATGAATATTTTGGATTTGAGGATGAGTCAATGGCGTATAGTTCCTATACCTTTGGTGATGCCGCCCCAACGATTCCCCGAAGTTATTTAGGTGACCCGGCTAAATTCCGTATTGTCCATGGTGGATCGGAAGTTTTCCATTCGCATCATCCTCACGGCGGGTCGATTCGGTGGCAACGAAGTCCACGTGCGACGCAGATGCCGGTCTGGAGTACGGGGCAAAACGGCCCTGTGAAATATCCGGTGATTCGGACGAAGTCGGACCGGGTCGATGTGGAAGTGATTGGGCCATCTGAGGCGTTAGATCTGGAGACCGAATGCGGCTCGGGGCTTTGCCAATGGTTGGCGGGAGATTTTCTCTTTCACTGTCATGTGGCGCATCACTATGTGGCCGGTATGTGGGGCTACTGGCGTGTGTATAACAGCCTGCAAGAGCCAGGTGTGCAAAATGACGTCATGGCGCCTTTGCGGGAATTACCGGACCGGTTAGGCCGAATTCACAAGCCTGTGACTTCCGATCAACTAGTGGGCAAGACCGTCAATTGGTTTGGCAAGCAATTCAAAATTGTGGGTAAAGGCAAAAGTGATTGGAAAGCCGAGCCCGCCGTCGTCAATATCAAAGACTGGGTGGAAATGCAGCTCAGCAATCAAGGCAAGCCTGGCCATAAAGATGACGAGGCCGGTCAAATGAAGGCCTATGATGCGACCGTCATGGATTGGGTCTGGGATGGTTCGAAGGCCATGAGCGAGAAAGAACCGACGCTTGGGGAAAATCCCAAATATCGGCCCGAGTGGCAGGGATATACAGCCGGTGAACGGCGTGCCATTTGGTTTGAACCGTCAACCGGAAAAGTGGCGTGGCCGTGGCTCACGCCACATTTCGGAAAACGGGTACCGTTTTCCAATGATCATAATCCGGCTCCATGGTTGGAAATGATCCGGTTGAATCCGGATGGAACACGGTCGGTCGAACCGGCCAAGGCCGGCGAAAATGGCTCATGGAGTCTGTGTCCGGATCGAGCCGGATCACAGGATTACAAGGTGCATTTTATTAAGTTGCCGATAGAATTGTCGGCTGCCGAAGGAAAAGAGCCGGCGATTGTCGACCCCAATGGGCTTCTCTATGTTGTGCATGAAGAAGAGGAAGAGGTGCGAGCCAACAACGACAAAAAATTCCCGTTAGTGGTTCGGGCGAATGTCTATGATTGCATCGATTGGACGCTGACCAGTGAATGGTTGGATGACGATATCACGAATTTCCAGTCGTCCAAGATCAACACCCATTTCCATTTCTTCCAGTTCGATAATCAGGCATCCGATGGGGTGATTTCAGGATTTTCGTATGAACAGTCTATGCGACCGTTTACCCAATTCGAGAAAAAGTCGGATAAAGGGTTACCGGTGCCGATGAATGCGAAGGTGACGAAGGCCGCCAAGAAAGGTGACAAAACCTTGGAGGTTTCGAATGCCAAACAATATCACGTGGGCATTCCCATATTGATTGGGGCGGATAATGTCAAAGGCCAGGAGGTGCGACGGATTGTCAAAATTAATGGTAATACGTTGACCTTTGCCCAGCCCTTGAAGAATGCGCATCCCGTCAAGGACATTGTCACCGTGGAATATGTGCGGCAGCGGTTCTGGGTGGATGCGGATGTCGGGAGTGTGTTCTGGCATGACCATGCCTTTGGTGGTACGACGTGGCCACATGGGGCGGTCGGAACCATGATTGCCGAACCCTTCGGCTCCACGTGGCACGATCCGAAGACCGGGAAGCGGATTCGTTCGGGTCCGGTCGCCGATATTCATGCGGTCGAGCGTGTGGGACATGATGTGGCCGGCAGCTTCCGTGAATTAATGGTGCATATCATGGATACCGTGCCGCACACGGTGAACATCGTGACCGCGGGCAATCCTCCGGGGCAACCGGTGGATGTGGCGTTGGAAGCGGGTCGGACAGTGTCGTTCATCATGCCGCCGAACGACAAAATTAAAATGACGCCTATGCCATTCCTGAATGGCGGTACGCATACCACCGGGGGAGCGTTGAATTTCCGGTCCGAGCCGTTTGCACAACGATTGGCCAATAACCCGGAGCCGTCGCAAATATTCAGCAGTGTGGTGCATGGTGATCCGAGTACGGCTATGGTCAGGGCTTACCTTGGCGATGCCATTGTGTTCCGGCTGTTGGATGTGACAATGAATGAAAGTAATGTGTTCACATTGTCCGGCCATACGTTCTGGTCAGAACGCTATGCGCAGGAAGCCAATCGCAAACATTCGCTGCATATCGGTATTGCCGAACGGTATGACCTGGTCATTCCGGAAGCGGGTGGCCCGCGTCATCAAGCCGGCGATTATATGTTCTTTAATGGCCGGAGCTCGAAGTTTTCGGAAGGCTCCTGGGGGCTGATTCGGGTCTTAGATAAGCCGGTGAGTGATCTGCAGCCCTTGCCGAATAAAGCCTATGGCAAAGAAGGCATGCCGGAGCGATTGCCGGTTTGTCCGAAAGAGGCTCCGGTGAAGAGCTTCAATGTCGTGGCCCTGGACCATCCGGGGATGAGCTTTAATAGCAATGCTCCGGAAACGATTGAAGTGGACTTTGAACGCAAAATTGAATTGCGTAATCCTGAAGCCAAGATCTATGTCCTCGAAGATGAGGTGCAAAAGGTCGGAAGTGATGTGCAACCCATGCCGTTAACGTTACGGGCGAACGTGGGTGACTGCCTCCAAGTCAAATTGACGAATAAGCTCAAAGAAGGGCGAGCGTCGTTCTCGGCCTTCGGACTGGCTTTCGATCCCAAAGATTCCCAAGGCCTCAATTTGGGGAACAATCCCGGAGACCAAACTGTGGCGCCCGGTGAATCCCGGATGTACACCTATTATGCGGATCCCTTCAATGGCGAAACGCAAACCTTGGTGTGGGATTGGGGAAATGTGTCCATGAATCCCCGCAACGGTTTGTACGGGGGAATCATTATCGGTCCCAAGGGATCACAGTACCGTGATCCCAAAACGGGGGAAGATATTTCCCTGAAAAGTAGTTGGAATGCCGATGTGATTGTGGATCGGACTATTCAGGGCAATGAGAACCGGGTGAGCTACCGGGATGTTGCCTTGTATTTCCAGGACGAGGATAACATCATCGGAACCAGTTTCATGCCCTATGTGCAAAATGTGGCAGGGCTGACCGGCGTCAACTATCGCGCCGAACCCTATCTCCATCGGGAAGAAGCCGGTTGTTCATTGGGCCGTATGTTCCAACCGTGTCAGGTTGACGAGCCGCAGGATCCTGCGACACCGTTGATTGAAGCCCATGCGGGCGACAAAGTACGGATTCACGTCTTTGGCGCCAGCAGTGAGCAGAACGGGATGTTCACGGTGGAGAAGCATGAATGGCCGATCGAACCCTTTCTGCCTGGCGCGGATATGATCAGCACCGTGGAGTTCTCGGGTTCGGAAGGTTTGGATGTCTTCCTGCCCTCGGCTGGAGGCAAATGGTCCCTGGCCGGAGATTACGTGTGGAGCAATGGCCGGTTACCCTATTCCCAATCGGGGCAATGGGGATATCTCCGGGTGTTGCCGAACACGGATCAACGGATTCAGCCATTAGATGGTTCGGCCATGTCTTCCAAACAGGCAACTCTTGATGAACCCAGTGGCGAGCCGCGAATCATTTCTACCGTCACGAAATAAGCCAGATCCTCATTCCGAGGGTTAGCGAATGCGGGGAAGCCACTCTTCGGCTTCCCCGCTTTTTTTTGAGTGGGTGGTTCGATAGAATGTCCATAAGGATGACAATCATTTTATTTTTTGTGGGAGGAGAGAATGAAGGGCCGAAAAGTATGGAAAGGGATCGTAGGGGTTGGGCTTCTAGCGCTGTTCGCGCAAACCGCATGGTCCTACGATGAAATAACCGTGACTGATGGGGGAACCATTCAAGGGAAAGTGACCATTAGGGGCGATAAGCCAAGACCCATGGCCTTTAATCTGGTGACGATCCCCGATCCGGTGTTTTGTGGAACCATCTCTACGGGAACGGGTTGGCGCATTGTTGAGGATTTTATTATCGGGCCTGATCAAAGCCTTAAGGATGTGGTGGTGTTTCTCAAAGATATCGAAAAAGGGAAACCGTTTCACATGCCGAAGGTCAGGATCGAATCAGTCGACTGTGAATTTATTCCCTTTGTAAATGTCTTGCGCGATGGGGATGAACTGACCGTAGTCAACATGGATCCGGTCGAGCATGATATTCAGGCCTATGAAACGGCCAGAGAGCGAGGGGCCAGGGTCTTGTTCAATCGTCCCCTCCCGATGAATCCGTATCACAACGTGGCGGGAATATTCGGCAAGAAACACCTTCCCGGTGAACCCATGGTGGAAAAAATACATTTACGAAAAGGACGGAATGTGTTTGTCATGCAGTGCGGGTTCCATCCCTATATGTTTTCCTGGGGACTCGTGTTGGAGAGCCCCTATTATGCGATTACTCCCGAGGATGGAACCTTTGCAATTACCGACGTGCCTCCTGGAAATTATATGCTGACTGCCTGGCATCCCGGAATGAAGGAGTTTGTGGAACAACCCATCACGGTGACGGCTCAGAAGGCCACGGTGGCGAATTTTCAGTATGAGGCTCCCCAAGGCCGTCGTAGTACGCATGAAATAGAGGAGAATCCCCGGTTTGGATTGGAGTTATTGGAAGAAGGCCTGGAAATTGTACCTTCGATTAGACGCCAGATTCCCTAACGGGCTGTCATGCGTGCCACGCCCCAAGGACCATGGCGAGTGGTCACGCGGCAGACGAGGGAAACTCATGACGGAAAGTCCAAGAACAGGAGACGTCTCCTGAGGTAGCCCGCTCGAAGCAAGGCAACAGGATGTTGGTTCATTCACTGAAGTATGACGGATGAAAGGAGGGCGACCATGGGTTTACGGATATTGTCCATAGGAATCGTGCTTGGGGCAATGGTGTGCACGGGCGGTTGGGAGAGCGCACACGCCGCGGGAGAGGAGGAATCTGAAGTCCGGATGGCACCAGGGACTGAAGTGAATTTCTCTCCAGAGGTTGTGGCCGGGTATATCCATACGGTGATTGCCGCAGACAGAGCGCTCTATACGACACATGTAGTGGATCGCATGCAGGAGAATCGAATTGTCATTGCCGCAGAAGCCTGGAAGCAGCGGAAGGCGCTTCCGCTCCCCGCGCAAATGCTTTTGATGAGTGGACGAGTGGCCGAAATGGGGGGGTCCGGCCTGCGATATCGTCTGGCCAGTCTGTGGCCTATTTATGAGGAAAATGGGCCGAGCACCGCCTTTGAGGAGGCCGGATTAAAAGTCGTGGCCGAGAATCCCGATGAGGTCTATAGTGGAATTATCAAGAGAGGGGATCAACGGTTTTTCAAAGCCATTTATGCGGATCGGGCTGTTTCCAAAGCCTGTGTGGACTGCCACAACGGGCATTTGTTGAGTTCAAAGCGTGATTTTAAAATGGGCGATGTGATGGGTGCAATTATCATCTCGTTTCCGCTGCCTACAGAAAAAAAGGAAACTCCCTGAACGAGCAAAGACCTTCTGTCCATTTTTGAATCCGAAATCAGGAAGGTGGCTGTGGATGTTGAACCCGCAGTCACCTTCAGTCTGCTGTTCGATATATTTCATGATAGTCCTTGGGAAGTCTGTTCTTTCACATCCAACCGATCTCTTAACCAATCTCCCAGCATGTTGGCCGCGAGAACGACCGCCATAAGAGCCAAGCCCGGAAAGACGACCAGGTGGGGAGCTACCAACATGTAGCGGGTTCCGTCGCGAATCATGCTTCCCCATGACGCGGCAGGAGGTTGAACCCCCAGTCCCAAAAAGGAGAGGCCGGCTTCGGCTATGATGGCGCCGGCAATACCAAAGCTGGCTTCAACAATAAGCGGAGCCATGATTAACGGCAGAAGGTGCCGGAGAATAATACGCCAAGGCGGTGCGCCGATGGCTTGGGCAGCCAGCACGTGATCGGCGTGCTTGAGGGCGAGAACCTGTCCTCTCGCCAGTCTGGCGTATCCCACCCATCCCACGATTCCCAACGCCAGAATCACATTGCCGATTCCCGGTCCCAAGGCCCCGGCGAGGGCGATAGCAAGCAGTAGTCCAGGAAAGGCGAGCATGACATCCACAATTCGCACAAAGCCTGCATCGACCCACCCGCTGAGATAGGCACTGGAGACGCCGAGAAGGCTTCCTAGACTCACCCCCAGGGCGACCACGCACAGCGAAACAAAAAACGACGTGTGTGCGCCGCTGATGAGACGGTCGGCAACCGGTCGACCTAATTCATCATGCCCCAACCAGTGTTCCAGGCTTGGCGGGGAAAGAATTTTGGTGAGATCAATCGCATCAGGGGTTAAGGAAAAGATGAAATTGAAGATGGCCAGAAAGGCCCATGCGGCGATGATGGAGAGTGGCAGCCAAAGACGCATCGTTAATCAGTGGTGAATTGAATGCGAGGGTCCAGCCAGGCATATAGCAGATCCGTGAGCAGATTCACCACGATATAGGTCATGCTGATACACAGCACTGCCGCTTGCACGACCGGATAATCGCGCTGTTGAATGGCTTCAATCATCAGCAGTCCTAATCCCGGCCAGGCAAAAACCGTTTCAGTGATCACCGCTCCACCAAGCAAGCCTCCGAGCTGCAGGCCCAAAAGTGTTAAGATGGGTAAGAAGGCATTGGGCAGTGCATGACGCAAGACCGCCCGGGTTGAGGAGAGACCTTTGGCGCGGGCGGTCCGCATGAAGTCCTCCCCCAATACCTCAAGGACGCTGCTCCGAATCATTCTGGCCAGGATGGCCGCCATGGCTGTACCGAGCGTGAGGGCAGGCAGCACGACGGCGTTCCAACCTTCCCGACCACTCACGGGAAACCAGCCAAGCCAGAGCGCGCCGACTAAAATGAGTACAGGACCCATCCAGAAATTGGGAATCGACATTCCAAACAACGCAAACCCCATGGCGCCATAATCCAGAGGTGTGTGTTGGCGGACGGCCGCGACGAGGCCAAGAGGAAGCGCCAACCCGATTGCCACAATCAGGGAGACGAGGCTGAGATAGAGGGTGGCGGGAATGCGTTCAATGAGCAGATCCACAATCGCCCGACCCGAAAAAAGGGATGTGCCCAAATCCAGATGTAAAAGCCCCTTGAAATACATCCACCACTGTTGATGGAGGGGGAGGTCCAAGCCTAAGGCATGGCGAAGGGTTTCTTTGTCTGCCGGTTGAGCTGATTCACCCAGCATCACTTCCACGGGGTCGCCTGGAATAAGGTGAATCAACAGAAACACCAGGCAAATCACTCCCAGGAGGGCGAGCATCGCGCTCAAAATTCTTGTCACCAGGAAATGGGTCATGACGAGACTGGAGATAACGGTGATTGAAAAAAAAGAGCCTGCCTGCCCCGGACATAGTCGCGTGGCATGGTCATGGGTAGAACCGTGCGATGTGTTTGGGGGGAACTGAAGGAGGTCTCATCCACCGGACCTGACTGAGTCCGTCAAAATTGCCATCGGCACTCAATTGATATCCGGTGATAGTGGCGGACGTCAGAGCATAATGGTCTTCAAACCAGAGAGGCACATACGGAAGGGTATCCTGGAGACGAGCTTGAAGGGTGCGATATAAGGCCTGCTGCTCCTGCCTGTTCAGGGTCCGTTCGGCTTGCATCATGAGACGATCCGCCACCACATCGGCAAAGTGACCACGATTGGCGCCGACAGGAGGGATGGCGTCACTATGAAAGGCATACCGGAAAATATCCGGAGATTTCACACCGACCCACGCCAGGCTATACATTTGGAATCGACCGGATTTGATGTCACCGTAAAATGTGCCCCAATCGTGGCTTTGGATGGAGACATCAATTCCAACCTGGTCGAGTTGGTATTGAATGATTGTCGCCAAGCGCAATCGAAAGGGGTCAGTTGAGGTTTTATAGGTGATGGTCGGCCGATGGTCATGATCATAGCCGGCTTCCTTCAATAAGCGTTTGGCCGCCTCCGGATCGTAGGCGTACCCTGATAAGGTGGCATGTCCAGCCCAATGCTCCGGAGGAAAGAGCGCTTGCGCGACCCTGGCTCGTCCTCTCAACACGAATTGAATAATGTGCTCACGATCGATGGCATGGGCAATAGCCTTCCGCACCAGTTCTTGACCGACCACAGGATCTAACTGATTGAATCCCAGGTAGGCAAAATTTGCCCCCTCACGCTGTTGCAAGGTGATGCCTTTGTGGGCGGACAAATACGTGACAAGCTCAGGGGCGAGATCATTTTGTAGGAGATGAATCTCGTTTGCCAAAAGCTTAAGGGTTCGAACGGTCGGATCGGGAATTCTTAAAAATTCAACACGTTGACCATCTGCTCGTCGCTCGATTACAAGCCGGGTGTCATCGGGGCGTTCAAGAAATTGAAAGGGCCCGCTCCCTATGGGATCGTCATGGAAGGGGTGCCCCTTGGCAATAAGGTTTGCGGGGAGAATGCCGATAACT
Above is a window of Candidatus Nitrospira neomarina DNA encoding:
- a CDS encoding multicopper oxidase domain-containing protein; its protein translation is MYPGKSRFLTASMFLALMGGASFWLGPSVVGAENASAPHVHQTGMAHQESSGWAEQLKGQTRVEDALEGRAGLSEKIEVQHHRIMRRLEEQGQQDAQVQANSGVFNNVSMMHQYMGQDGSSYLLAVDPDAALSTGSGAKCPAGVPTKHYDISMIDTEITLNRWLDYYVGYMYVLTDNIDKVRAEEAQNKAARDKDGWDPGAVTTGLQGDYIQPLAIRANQGDCLKITLRNQMEIESGSLHVNGGSMVMSTTGKAASTSNPETVVEPGNSVEMEWYIHPQTQEGVRRFHSYSNARELTVMGLFGALIVEPAGSKYLDPLGTGPAPELQSGWQAIIDNGSGHDFREYIIFYHEVGDEAFRPVNKKGDFLPQRDPLTDAYRPGGRALNYRSEPFGIDEMHVQHEYFGFEDESLAYSAYTFGDAPTTIPRGYLGDPMKYRIVHGGSEVFHSHHPHSGSIRWQRSPRADQQEHWYLGKDGPVKYPVVRTKSDRVDVEVIGPSEALDLEPECGSGGCQHLAGDFLFHCHVAHHYVAGMWGYGRVYNTLQVGDVRTDIMADLRELPDRQGRVKVGVSSDKLIGTTVDWFGKQFKIVDKSQKSNWKSNPAVVNIKDWVEMYLPAMGKPGHTDDEKGQVMAYDGTVWDWKWDGNVAKGERESTTPHPKYPTAVKWDDSTRPDILFDPTTGKVAWPVLKPHFGKRVPFSANHSGAPWLEPIHQDENGERTSEPAKPGEQGRWSLCPEGANVPRLNNIHFIRLPIELTPKQGNQESIVDQDGLIYVLHEEERLTRADNNLKYPAVLRANVYDCVDTILTSEWDDDDYTNFQSSKINIHPHFFQFDTGASDGVISGMEWEMSVRPFTMFSKPKKAGLPVPMNSKLTKAVKAGAKSITIKMAEGASKYHVNTELLVGADCLQADNDPTTSLKRDRSCSEIARIKEIKGETITFVKPLKHDHPTGDIVTPEFVRYRYWVDSDTGTVFWHDHAFGATTWPHGGFGATIVEPFGSTYHDPKNGKLVYSGPIADIHTNEPVGFGVSGSFRELMVSIHDTVPHTVNVIQAGNPPGQPIEVALEAGKTVSFQMPEKIQNAPNPFLNGGTHTTGSGFNFRAEPFALRLNNNPDTSKLFSSAIHGDPDTPLLQSYVGDTIVFRLLHQLMNESHVWTLSGHTFLTERYAGDANRKYSIHVGIAERYDLVTKAGGFQGMPGDYIHFNGRSSHFAEGGWGIIRVLDKKVPDLQVLPMGTNPLGIPPVPSSLCPADAPVKSFNVVSLDRPLKLHPNAPDTIEVDFERKIEMTVPDGKIFALEEEATKVAGNVMPNPLTLRVNLGDCIKVNLKNKMAKSRASFFAPGLAFDPRDSHGLNVGNNPGDQTVAPGESRTYTFYAHPDNKETTSLVWDGGNIILNPRNGLYGAVIVGPKGSQYRDPVTGEDLSQKNAWRADVIIDHTLVENAGKQNYRDVALFFQDEDNIIGTSFMPYVQNVAGLSSVNYRAEPDKFREEQGCTLDKMFQPCAVDKPVDPVTPLIEAHAGDVVRIHVIGANSEQNGMFQVEGHEWPIEPYMPGADMISVVEFGGSETLDVFLRQGAGGPANIPGDYIWANARLNYQQAGQWGYLRVLPTGDQRILPLGATMSNAKRVESQPEPKVLPTAMVRP